A region of uncultured Carboxylicivirga sp. DNA encodes the following proteins:
- the uvrC gene encoding excinuclease ABC subunit UvrC produces the protein MNKEQQRLEYLHTKIKSLPSLPGVYQYFNEDGKIIYIGKAKDLKKRVSSYFTKQHDYGKTKVLVKKITEIKHIVVDSEEDALLLENNLIKKYQPRYNILLKDDKSFPWIVVKNERFPRVFQTRNFIRDGSIYFGPYTSVGIVRALLDLFKQLYPLRTCKHILSEDNINQGKFKVCLEYHIGNCKAPCINEYSEDLYNDHITAIKDILKGNVVSVIKFMKDKMMDYASKLEFENAEEVKQKIQILESHQSKSTIVNPKLTNLDVFSVIEDEKSGYANFMRVANGSVIQSHTMEFKKRLDENLQEILVSAISEMQSRLSILSREILVPFIPEIELKNSLFLVPKIGDKKKLLDLSERNVKYYRLDKLKQQSIVKKEPREERLVKVMQTDLRLKEPPRHIECFDNSNIQGTNPVAACVVFKNAKPSKKDYRHFNIKTVEGPNDFASMEEVIYRRYKRLLDEDQSLPQLIVIDGGKGQLGAAVNVLSQLDLIGKIAVIGIAKRLEEIFYPGDPIPLYLDKNSETLKIIQYLRNEAHRFGITFHRQKRSINFIKSDLENIPGIGQKTIEQLMTKFKSLNIIKETTIENLEEVIGKDKASKVYSWYNSDKTL, from the coding sequence ATGAATAAAGAACAACAACGATTAGAATATTTACATACTAAAATAAAGTCATTACCGTCTTTGCCTGGAGTATATCAATACTTTAATGAAGACGGTAAAATTATTTATATAGGTAAGGCTAAGGATCTCAAAAAACGCGTTTCTTCCTATTTTACGAAACAACATGATTATGGAAAAACCAAGGTTTTGGTTAAAAAAATTACCGAAATTAAACACATCGTTGTCGATTCTGAAGAAGATGCTTTACTGCTGGAAAATAATTTAATTAAGAAATATCAACCTCGTTATAATATACTTTTAAAAGATGATAAATCTTTTCCCTGGATAGTTGTAAAAAATGAACGATTTCCACGCGTTTTTCAGACCCGTAATTTTATTCGCGATGGTAGTATTTATTTTGGACCCTATACTTCAGTCGGAATTGTTCGTGCCTTATTAGATCTTTTTAAACAACTCTATCCATTACGAACCTGTAAACATATTTTATCGGAGGATAATATTAATCAGGGTAAGTTTAAGGTTTGTCTCGAATATCATATTGGTAATTGTAAAGCACCGTGTATTAATGAATATTCAGAAGATTTATATAATGATCATATTACTGCCATTAAGGATATTTTAAAAGGTAATGTTGTTTCGGTAATCAAATTCATGAAAGATAAAATGATGGATTATGCATCAAAACTTGAATTTGAAAATGCGGAGGAAGTAAAACAGAAGATTCAAATTTTAGAATCACATCAAAGTAAATCAACAATAGTAAACCCTAAACTTACAAACCTTGATGTTTTTTCTGTTATTGAGGATGAGAAATCAGGGTATGCTAACTTTATGAGAGTGGCTAATGGATCCGTTATACAATCTCACACCATGGAGTTCAAGAAGAGGTTGGATGAAAATTTGCAGGAAATATTAGTATCTGCTATTTCGGAAATGCAATCCAGACTTAGTATTTTATCTCGTGAAATTCTTGTTCCATTTATACCAGAAATAGAATTAAAGAACTCTTTATTTTTGGTTCCTAAAATAGGAGATAAAAAGAAGTTGTTGGATTTATCTGAGCGTAATGTTAAATATTACCGTTTGGATAAATTAAAGCAACAATCTATAGTAAAGAAGGAGCCAAGGGAAGAAAGGTTAGTTAAAGTAATGCAAACTGATTTGAGACTTAAGGAACCACCACGTCATATTGAATGTTTCGATAATTCAAACATCCAAGGAACCAATCCTGTTGCTGCGTGTGTGGTTTTTAAAAATGCAAAACCCAGTAAAAAAGATTATCGCCACTTTAATATAAAAACAGTAGAAGGTCCAAACGATTTTGCCTCAATGGAGGAAGTTATTTACAGGAGGTATAAGAGACTATTAGATGAAGATCAGTCATTACCTCAATTAATAGTTATCGATGGAGGAAAGGGGCAATTAGGTGCTGCTGTAAATGTGTTATCGCAATTAGATTTGATTGGTAAAATTGCAGTTATTGGTATTGCAAAACGTTTGGAAGAGATTTTTTATCCCGGAGATCCAATACCATTATATCTTGATAAGAATTCTGAGACCTTAAAAATAATTCAGTATTTACGTAACGAAGCGCATCGCTTTGGAATTACATTTCATCGTCAGAAAAGATCAATTAATTTTATAAAATCTGATTTGGAAAATATCCCTGGCATTGGACAAAAAACAATTGAACAGTTAATGACTAAATTTAAGTCGTTAAACATAATTAAAGAAACTACAATTGAAAATTTAGAAGAGGTAATAGGGAAGGATAAAGCTAGTAAAGTATATTCATGGTATAATTCAGATAAAACACTGTAA
- a CDS encoding lipoate--protein ligase, giving the protein MRGILSNTNDPAFNLATEEFLLRKTEDDVFFLYVNQPSIIVGKHQNALAEINFDYRHLKNIPVYRRLSGGGTVYHDLQNLNFCFIKSGEKNKLVNFALYSKPILEALNELGIQAHFGKRHDIQIDNKKISGNASHVFKSRVMHHGTLLFNSELNILNNALRTNPLLYKDKAVKSVRSEVTNISEYVNNINFQDFISFLFNYLLNYFSESKSSELLPDEIKSIEELVKDKYTTDEWNFGYSPNYEMKKRIKLADGSRLSNSMNVSKGKILNCVIKTNNKDNQLLFSELSESLNGTIHLKNDVNIFFDNYIKNQSLNISKDEWLQLFF; this is encoded by the coding sequence GAGCAATACAAACGATCCGGCTTTTAATCTGGCAACTGAAGAATTTCTATTACGAAAAACAGAAGATGATGTTTTCTTTCTATATGTGAATCAACCGTCTATAATAGTTGGAAAACATCAAAATGCCTTGGCTGAAATCAATTTCGACTATAGGCACTTAAAAAATATTCCTGTGTACCGTCGCCTTTCTGGTGGCGGTACTGTTTATCACGATCTGCAAAATCTGAATTTCTGTTTTATCAAAAGTGGCGAGAAAAATAAACTGGTCAACTTTGCTTTATACTCAAAACCAATACTGGAAGCTCTTAATGAACTAGGCATTCAAGCTCATTTTGGTAAAAGACATGATATACAGATAGATAATAAAAAGATTTCAGGTAATGCCTCCCATGTTTTTAAAAGCAGGGTTATGCATCATGGTACATTATTATTTAACTCAGAACTGAATATTTTAAATAACGCCCTTAGAACAAATCCATTACTTTATAAAGATAAAGCTGTAAAATCAGTCAGAAGTGAAGTAACTAATATCTCAGAATACGTCAATAACATTAATTTTCAGGATTTTATTTCCTTCTTATTTAATTATTTATTGAACTATTTTTCAGAGAGCAAAAGCAGTGAACTTTTACCGGATGAAATAAAATCTATTGAAGAGCTTGTAAAGGATAAATATACAACCGATGAATGGAATTTTGGATACAGTCCAAATTATGAAATGAAAAAACGAATCAAATTAGCCGACGGAAGCAGATTGAGTAATTCAATGAATGTATCAAAAGGTAAAATTTTGAATTGTGTTATAAAAACAAATAATAAAGATAATCAACTATTATTTTCTGAATTATCAGAAAGTTTAAATGGTACCATCCATTTGAAAAATGATGTTAATATATTTTTTGATAATTATATTAAAAATCAATCTTTGAATATCTCCAAAGATGAGTGGTTGCAACTATTCTTCTAA